A single region of the Bacteroidota bacterium genome encodes:
- a CDS encoding DUF3352 domain-containing protein — protein sequence MNQPAQFQPQQSPQMQAQQPSPKKKRRRGLKIFLWLFFITIIAIGSFVAWIWFSESGKRNALSVIPNDAIFVIETSNLTKGWSTLSESAMWKHLMGNPKFDDINQSALSLDSLIKGNETMDMLFTDRQLVISAHMISATDYDFLFAVDLTKGSKIAFIKNYIKEIMGYYDFAMGKKDYLGYEIITLTSTITGEVLYISFIENVLVCSYSEQIIDKSIAQKDKPYWLDDPYVKRATVDLKKDKLFNFYLNFSQIGNYLRCFLSEPGDIVKSLNDNLRIAALNMTLENERLTLSGFLNVNDSLPSYFRALSQIKPGKLGAYDIVSDRAALYVAMNFEQSGEFFSKLKETFATDDTAHFQDYDKSIKKVEKFLKVNLDEDFFSWIGNEISFVKMQPTANAGENDAIAIVHASDMDAAKAGLDHIMKQVKKKSWGAFKFDDKDYKNFTIRYLQYGGFLKLFFGSLFKKFDKPYFTYIDDYVVFSNSPSSLMDFIDDYSAGKTLSHNKEFMAMKDGFEARSSVFAYIQMPKIYSHLYYYSKNEKRKGIKDNKEIILGFTRIGFQMVSQDKMFRTQLSAEFNQDALYDAELESIESAAEELYLTEIDSGRFKPELRESQLLVNGPAKVYYADSTTVKAEGRVADGNLTGLWRSYFESGKIMSAVNYEEGKATGIGLFYFDADKQITRAEVTFEEDLITGTYREFYENGQRKAMIEFSDGMPDGSAEFYYDSGILKISGQYRKGVKSGKWKHYTETGELIDKEKWKKGQKKNSEQ from the coding sequence ATGAATCAGCCAGCACAATTTCAGCCGCAGCAGTCACCTCAAATGCAGGCACAACAGCCGTCTCCAAAAAAGAAGCGCCGGAGAGGTCTCAAAATATTTTTATGGCTGTTTTTTATCACCATAATTGCCATTGGCAGCTTTGTCGCGTGGATTTGGTTCAGCGAAAGCGGCAAACGCAACGCGCTGAGCGTAATTCCCAACGATGCCATTTTTGTAATTGAAACATCAAACCTCACCAAAGGCTGGTCAACACTCAGCGAGAGCGCTATGTGGAAACATCTGATGGGCAACCCGAAGTTTGACGACATCAATCAGAGCGCCCTCAGCCTCGACTCGCTGATTAAAGGTAACGAGACCATGGACATGCTCTTTACCGACCGTCAGCTGGTTATTTCGGCACACATGATTTCAGCGACAGACTATGACTTTTTGTTTGCCGTTGACCTTACCAAAGGTTCTAAAATTGCCTTCATCAAAAACTATATAAAGGAAATTATGGGCTACTATGATTTCGCGATGGGCAAAAAGGATTATCTGGGATACGAAATAATTACGCTTACCAGCACCATCACCGGAGAAGTGCTCTATATCTCGTTTATTGAAAATGTGCTGGTGTGCAGCTATTCCGAACAAATTATTGATAAATCAATCGCGCAGAAAGATAAACCATACTGGCTCGATGATCCCTATGTAAAAAGGGCTACCGTCGATTTAAAAAAAGATAAATTATTCAATTTTTATCTGAATTTCAGCCAGATTGGAAATTACCTGCGCTGCTTCCTCTCAGAACCGGGCGACATTGTAAAATCGCTGAACGACAATCTGCGCATTGCCGCATTAAATATGACTCTCGAGAACGAACGCCTGACACTGAGCGGCTTTCTGAATGTTAACGACAGCCTTCCCTCCTACTTTCGGGCACTGAGTCAGATTAAACCCGGGAAACTCGGTGCCTACGATATTGTAAGCGACCGAGCAGCACTGTATGTTGCGATGAATTTTGAACAAAGCGGAGAGTTCTTCAGTAAATTAAAAGAAACCTTCGCAACGGATGATACGGCGCATTTTCAGGATTATGATAAAAGCATAAAAAAGGTGGAGAAATTTCTGAAAGTGAATCTCGACGAGGATTTCTTCAGCTGGATTGGCAATGAAATTTCGTTTGTAAAAATGCAGCCAACAGCCAATGCAGGCGAAAATGATGCAATCGCCATTGTCCATGCCAGTGATATGGACGCCGCCAAAGCAGGCCTCGACCACATCATGAAACAGGTGAAAAAGAAATCGTGGGGCGCTTTCAAATTCGACGACAAAGACTATAAAAATTTCACCATCCGCTACCTGCAGTACGGCGGATTTCTCAAACTCTTTTTCGGAAGTCTCTTTAAAAAATTCGATAAACCCTATTTTACGTACATCGACGACTATGTTGTTTTCAGCAATTCACCGTCCTCGCTGATGGATTTTATTGATGATTATTCGGCAGGGAAAACGCTCTCTCACAACAAGGAATTCATGGCCATGAAAGATGGCTTTGAAGCCCGTTCGAGCGTGTTTGCCTATATCCAGATGCCCAAGATTTATTCGCACCTGTATTACTACAGCAAGAACGAAAAACGTAAAGGTATTAAAGACAATAAAGAAATTATTCTGGGCTTTACGCGGATAGGCTTTCAGATGGTATCGCAGGATAAAATGTTCAGAACACAGCTCTCGGCCGAATTCAATCAGGATGCTCTGTACGATGCCGAACTTGAAAGCATTGAATCGGCTGCAGAAGAATTGTATCTCACCGAAATTGATTCAGGACGATTTAAGCCCGAATTGCGCGAATCACAGCTATTGGTAAATGGTCCTGCAAAAGTTTATTACGCCGACAGCACCACGGTGAAAGCTGAAGGACGTGTGGCAGACGGCAATCTCACCGGACTGTGGCGAAGCTATTTTGAAAGCGGCAAAATTATGAGTGCCGTAAATTATGAAGAAGGAAAAGCGACCGGCATCGGACTTTTCTATTTTGACGCCGACAAACAGATTACGCGTGCAGAGGTAACTTTTGAAGAAGACCTCATTACAGGCACCTACCGTGAGTTTTATGAGAACGGACAGCGCAAGGCCATGATAGAATTCAGCGACGGCATGCCCGACGGCAGTGCCGAATTTTATTACGACAGCGGCATACTCAAGATATCAGGGCAATACCGTAAAGGTGTGAAATCAGGCAAATGGAAACATTATACCGAAACCGGCGAACTCATTGATAAAGAGAAATGGAAAAAAGGGCAGAAGAAAAATAGTGAACAATGA
- a CDS encoding TIGR01777 family oxidoreductase has translation MKILICGGNGFIGSKLTEEFRLRNWNVENLSRADLLLNHEALAIRISGCDVLINLAGAPIIKRWTKHHRQEMWDSRILTTRRLAAAVNKSTVPPQLFISTSAVGIYADEVLQTENNAVFAKNFLAELCMAWEKEALAATSAGRIAIFRISVVLGNNGGALKKMMTPFRFGFGGRISSGKQGFSWCHIHDVVAAFTFLIENNEKGIFNLAAPEPTDNRGFTKALAHAMHRPALVPLPAWVLRLLYGGGSIALTEGQKVLPEHLIECGFKFKYRKLEEALRDIIHE, from the coding sequence ATGAAAATACTGATATGCGGCGGTAACGGCTTCATCGGCTCAAAACTCACGGAAGAATTCAGATTGCGCAACTGGAACGTTGAAAACCTATCGCGTGCCGACCTGCTGCTGAATCATGAAGCGCTCGCCATCCGTATTTCGGGCTGCGATGTGCTTATAAATCTGGCCGGTGCACCTATCATCAAACGATGGACAAAACACCACAGGCAGGAAATGTGGGACAGCCGTATTCTCACAACCCGCCGGTTGGCTGCCGCGGTAAACAAAAGCACCGTGCCGCCCCAATTATTCATTTCAACTTCGGCGGTGGGCATATATGCCGACGAGGTTTTACAGACTGAAAATAATGCCGTGTTCGCGAAAAATTTTCTTGCCGAACTCTGCATGGCCTGGGAAAAAGAAGCCCTGGCGGCCACATCGGCCGGGCGCATTGCCATTTTCAGGATTTCTGTTGTGCTTGGTAATAATGGCGGTGCCTTGAAAAAAATGATGACGCCCTTCCGCTTTGGATTCGGAGGCCGCATCAGCAGCGGTAAACAGGGCTTTTCGTGGTGTCACATCCATGATGTTGTGGCGGCATTTACCTTCCTTATTGAGAATAATGAAAAGGGTATTTTTAATCTGGCAGCCCCCGAACCAACCGACAATCGAGGATTTACAAAGGCTCTGGCACATGCCATGCACCGCCCGGCGCTTGTTCCTCTGCCCGCATGGGTGCTGAGATTGCTTTATGGCGGTGGCTCGATTGCGCTTACCGAAGGTCAGAAAGTACTGCCCGAACACCTTATAGAATGCGGCTTTAAGTTCAAATATCGAAAGCTGGAAGAGGCGCTTCGGGATATCATTCATGAATAA
- a CDS encoding lamin tail domain-containing protein has translation MKKLFLLVALLPLFANAQIIDNFSDGNFTANPAWNGDVTQFQMSTYSNSSWSQQPRLQLNGSVADISYLYVNNPDTLNYNYEWDFWVRLAFNTSTTNNCRVYLISNNTFLEGSLNGYFIMFGDDNDGAIDSVSLCKQTGTTVQKIIHGHNIFTGASGNYRIKVTRTAAGFWSLFTDPIGGQNLVADGTATDNTFDTTAAIGVYCKYTASNKTAFYFDDFYAGAEIVDVTPPSILTVTPTSATELDVRFSEIVDGASAQTLTNYSVNTIGNPTTAVKSLIDGTLVHLTFSTPFVPATTYTLTTQNVTDLSANPMVTSNSNFAWYSAQTFDVVINEIMADPDPPVGLPNFEYIELKNNTNIPLSLKNWTLSVGSSTLLFPEATIAADSFLLVMSDTAATQFGGFGTIVSFPSFSITNSGAVITLRKDNGQLIHTITFADSWYQDNTKSAGGWSIEQIDPLNPCSGASNWRASVSTTGGTPGHTNSINASNPDVTAPIMSNAGALTTLSVKVTFSEAVDSTTIANPASYSIDNGIGSPTAVVVSSPDFKSATIYLTNALQQNVLYTITLNDTIMDCSGNITVNPSKVFALYSAKEFDVQINEIMFDPDPPVGLPNTEYVELYNRSAFPVNLIGWTLKTGTTARAISDATIDAGGYLILGPSGSTTAFAPYGTVAEVSGLSLTNSGELLTLLDTGNQVISFVDYSSTWVPANKVNGGWSLEQIDANNPCGGFSNWNASVDPAGGTPGKVNSIAASNRDNERPRLLRASVTRFERNVVYLYFSESLDSTSLKNLSRYEVDNGIGTPVSIKQYGPGNEVVAIKLPSLLQYDIIYTVTVKDSVTDCVGNIISANSSVKVAVPYLPDSGNIVINEVMYYPVTGGEDYVELYNRGDKVYDLADLNLSGYDLALSALEDVKAIDQDGFLLFPGDYIALTADPDVVKSYYTTSNPDQFVAMAMPTYNSDSGTVVLSTKTGTIIDYFHYNSSMQFPLLNDLHNVSLERISFDRAASDKTNWHSAAKSVGFGTPAYKNSQYQEALNDDGAITLSPDIFSPDGDGYNDVLNIAYKFGEPGYVANITIYDEKGRLVRKLIHNELLAAEGVFSWDGITEDNLKGTIGIYIVYFEVFDLKGDVKHYKKAAVLATKM, from the coding sequence ATGAAAAAGTTATTCTTGTTAGTCGCGTTACTACCATTATTTGCTAATGCTCAGATAATTGATAATTTCTCTGATGGCAATTTTACTGCTAATCCTGCCTGGAACGGCGACGTTACTCAGTTTCAGATGTCAACTTATTCAAATAGTTCATGGAGTCAGCAACCCAGGTTGCAGCTTAACGGAAGTGTAGCGGATATTTCATACCTGTACGTTAATAACCCTGACACGTTGAATTACAACTATGAGTGGGATTTTTGGGTGCGTCTTGCGTTTAATACGTCAACCACGAATAATTGCAGAGTTTACCTAATCTCAAACAACACCTTTTTGGAAGGCTCACTGAACGGATATTTTATCATGTTCGGCGATGATAATGACGGCGCTATTGACAGTGTTTCTCTGTGTAAACAAACAGGTACAACAGTTCAAAAAATAATTCACGGACACAACATCTTCACCGGGGCTTCCGGCAATTACCGTATCAAAGTAACGCGTACAGCGGCCGGTTTTTGGTCGTTATTCACTGATCCAATTGGCGGACAGAATCTGGTTGCAGACGGTACGGCTACCGACAACACATTTGATACGACGGCCGCAATCGGAGTCTATTGTAAATATACTGCAAGTAATAAAACGGCCTTCTATTTTGATGATTTCTATGCCGGTGCAGAAATTGTGGATGTAACTCCTCCTTCCATATTAACAGTAACTCCTACCTCAGCGACTGAACTTGATGTTCGCTTTTCGGAAATTGTAGATGGTGCGAGTGCCCAAACACTTACCAACTATAGTGTAAATACAATCGGAAATCCCACAACAGCAGTGAAAAGCCTTATTGACGGCACCCTTGTTCACCTTACGTTCAGCACGCCTTTTGTTCCCGCAACAACATACACACTTACAACCCAGAATGTGACTGACCTTTCGGCCAATCCGATGGTAACATCAAATTCAAATTTTGCATGGTACAGTGCTCAAACATTTGATGTTGTTATCAATGAGATTATGGCAGATCCTGATCCTCCTGTCGGTCTTCCGAATTTTGAATACATTGAGCTGAAAAATAATACAAATATTCCCCTCTCGCTTAAAAACTGGACACTCAGCGTTGGCTCGTCAACACTATTATTTCCGGAAGCTACCATTGCTGCCGACAGCTTCCTGCTCGTGATGTCTGATACTGCTGCAACACAGTTCGGAGGTTTTGGAACCATCGTCAGTTTCCCGAGTTTCTCAATTACCAATTCGGGCGCAGTAATAACACTTCGTAAAGACAACGGGCAGCTTATACATACCATTACGTTCGCCGACTCTTGGTATCAGGACAATACTAAAAGCGCCGGCGGATGGTCCATTGAACAGATAGACCCGTTAAACCCATGCAGCGGTGCTTCTAACTGGAGGGCTTCCGTCAGCACAACAGGCGGCACACCCGGTCATACAAATTCAATAAATGCAAGCAATCCGGATGTTACAGCTCCCATCATGAGCAATGCGGGTGCACTCACCACTCTCAGCGTTAAAGTTACGTTCAGTGAAGCCGTTGACAGCACTACGATTGCAAATCCGGCAAGTTATTCGATTGATAACGGCATTGGCTCACCAACAGCAGTTGTTGTATCGTCGCCCGATTTTAAATCGGCCACTATTTATCTTACCAATGCATTGCAGCAAAATGTGCTTTACACGATTACGCTGAATGATACCATCATGGACTGCTCCGGTAATATTACCGTGAATCCGTCGAAAGTTTTCGCGCTATATTCAGCCAAAGAATTTGATGTTCAGATAAACGAAATAATGTTCGACCCGGATCCTCCCGTTGGTCTTCCGAATACTGAATATGTTGAACTTTATAACCGTTCCGCTTTTCCTGTAAATCTGATTGGCTGGACATTGAAAACAGGAACAACAGCAAGAGCTATTTCAGATGCAACCATTGATGCAGGCGGCTATCTTATCTTGGGTCCTTCGGGCAGCACAACCGCATTTGCACCTTATGGTACGGTTGCTGAGGTTTCAGGACTTAGCCTGACCAACAGCGGCGAGTTACTTACATTGCTTGATACAGGCAATCAGGTAATTTCTTTCGTTGATTATTCAAGTACATGGGTTCCGGCGAATAAAGTGAACGGTGGCTGGTCGCTTGAGCAAATTGATGCGAACAACCCATGTGGCGGATTTTCGAACTGGAATGCTTCTGTTGATCCAGCAGGCGGCACGCCGGGCAAAGTGAATTCCATTGCTGCCAGCAACCGTGATAATGAGCGTCCGAGGCTGCTCAGAGCAAGTGTCACCCGTTTTGAACGCAATGTAGTGTATCTGTATTTTAGCGAATCACTGGACAGCACATCGCTGAAAAACCTGAGTCGCTATGAGGTTGATAACGGCATCGGCACACCTGTATCTATCAAACAATATGGTCCGGGTAATGAAGTGGTAGCAATTAAACTTCCGTCATTACTCCAATATGATATTATTTACACTGTTACAGTGAAAGACAGCGTGACCGATTGCGTAGGAAATATTATCTCAGCAAATAGTTCGGTAAAAGTTGCTGTTCCCTATCTTCCTGATTCAGGAAACATCGTGATTAATGAAGTAATGTATTATCCTGTTACCGGCGGTGAAGATTATGTGGAACTATACAATCGCGGTGATAAAGTATATGACCTTGCCGATTTGAATCTTTCCGGCTACGATCTGGCGTTGTCTGCACTTGAAGATGTAAAAGCAATAGATCAGGACGGTTTTCTGCTTTTCCCGGGTGATTATATTGCCCTGACAGCCGACCCCGATGTGGTTAAGTCATATTATACAACATCAAACCCCGACCAGTTTGTTGCTATGGCAATGCCTACATACAATAGCGATTCGGGAACCGTAGTTCTTTCAACAAAAACAGGAACCATTATTGATTACTTCCATTACAACTCATCAATGCAATTTCCGTTACTGAACGATTTGCATAATGTTTCTCTTGAGCGTATCAGCTTTGACCGTGCGGCTTCAGATAAAACCAACTGGCATTCGGCTGCAAAAAGTGTAGGCTTCGGAACGCCGGCATATAAAAACTCTCAGTACCAGGAAGCGCTGAACGATGACGGCGCCATCACCCTTTCACCCGATATCTTTTCTCCTGATGGCGACGGTTACAATGATGTACTGAATATTGCGTATAAATTTGGTGAGCCCGGCTATGTTGCCAATATCACGATTTATGATGAAAAAGGACGCCTTGTCCGCAAGCTCATACATAACGAACTGCTGGCCGCCGAAGGTGTGTTTTCGTGGGACGGGATTACCGAAGATAACCTCAAAGGCACGATTGGCATTTATATCGTTTACTTTGAAGTGTTCGATCTAAAAGGCGATGTAAAGCATTATAAGAAAGCGGCTGTTCTGGCAACCAAAATGTAG